Sequence from the Streptomyces mobaraensis NBRC 13819 = DSM 40847 genome:
GAAGGTCGTGCGGGCCACGGCGAGGATGCGCTCCCGGTTGTCCCGGGCGTCGGAGCGCGGGGAGTGAGGCATGGGGGAGTGAGACAGCGGGGAGTGAGGCAAAGGGTCCGTCACCACTCTCACTTTAGCCAGACGGACGGGGTGTTCCGACTAACGTCCGACGCCATGAGAGCACTGACCTTCGCCGAGTACGGCCCCGCGAGCGTCCTGCGGGTCGCCGACGTACCGGAACCGCACGCGGGCCGGGACCGCATCCGGGTGCGCGTGCGGGCATCGGGCCTCACTCCCGCCGACTGCCGCTTGCGTGCGGGCCGGTTCCGCGACGTGGCGCCGCTGCGCCTGCCCCACGTGCTCGGCATGGACGCCGCGGGCGTCGTCGACGAGGTCGGCCCAGGGGTGACCGGCATCCGGCCGGGCGACGAGGTCTTCGGCCTCGTCGACGTGGCGGAACTCGGCGGCGCGAACGCCGAGTACGCGGTCCTGGCCGCCTGGGCGCGGAAGCCGGACGCGCTGAGCTGGGAGCAGGCCGGCGGCGCGGCCGGGAACGTCGAGACCGCCACGCGGGCCCTCGACCGGCTGAGGGTCGGCGCCGGCACGACTTTGCTGATCGAGGGCGCGGCCGGCGGGGTCGGCACGGTCGCCGTCCAACTCGCGGCGGCCCGCGGCGCGACCGTCATCGGTACGGCCGGGGTGCGCAACCACACGTTCGTCGCGGGGTTGGGGGCGACGCCGACCACCTACGGCCCCGGGCTGGAGGAGCGGGTCGCCACCCTGGCACCGGACGGAGTCGACGCCGCCCTGGACTGCGCGGGCTCCGGCTCGCTGCCCGCTCTGGTGGACCTCGCAGGAAGCCCGGACCGGGTGGTGACCATCGCCGACACGAACGCCGCGGAGCACGGGGTCCACCACACACGCTCGGCGGGCCCGGGAGCGGACCCGCAGGCGCTCGAAGGACTGGCCGTGGCCGCCGCTCTCGCCGGTCAGGGCCGCTTCACCGTGCCGGTCGCGGCCGTCTTCCCCCTCGACGACGCGGCCGCGGCCCACCGGCTGAGCGAGACCGGCCACGCCCGGGGAAAGATCGTGCTCACCCCCTAGTGCCGCAGCGTCGACGCACCGGGCCCGTGCGGCGCGGCGGGTCACCGGGCGCCCCGGACGGAGGGGGAGGCGGCGGCGCGCCGCGCGTGTCCGTCCGCAAGAATCGCCTCCGCACGCACCGACCCGGCCCAACGGCGGCCGGTCCGACGAGGACGACCCAAGGAGCGCACATGTCCGCCCCCTCCACCCCCGCCTTCCACGACGTGCGGATCGACGCCCTCACCGGCGGCCCCGCCGACCTCGCCCGGTACCGGGGCAAGGCCGTCCTCGTCGTCAACGTCGCCTCCCGGTGCGGCCTGACCCCGCAGTACGCCGCCCTGGAGAAGCTCCAGCAGCGGTACGCCGACCGCGGTTTCACCGTGCTGGGCGTTCCCTGCAACCAGTTCATGGGCCAGGAGCCCGGCAGCGCGGACGAGATCGCCACCTTCTGCTCGGCCACCTACGGTGTGACGTTCCCGCTGACGGAGAAGATCGACGTCAACGGCGAGCAGCGGCACCCGCTGTACGCCGGGCTCGTGGACACTCCCGACGCCGAGGGGCACACCGGGGACATCCGCTGGAACTTCGAGAAGTTCGTCATCGCCCCCGACGGTACGGTGGCGGCCCGGTTCGGCCCGCGGACCGAGCCCGACGCCCCCGAGGTGACGGCCGCCATCGAGGCGGTGCTGCCCGCCTGACGCGGGGTGCCGGGCGGCGGACGTCGCCCGGCCGGGCGCGTGCGGTCCACGAGAGGCGGGGGCCGGAAGTCGCCTTGCCCTCAGACGGCCGGCCGGATGGCCAGGGCCGCCGCGACGGTGAGCGCGATCCGGCGGCCCCCGCCCCCCCGGAGCTCAAGGCATGCCACGCCTTCCTCGACGCCGGGGACACCCTGGTGTTCCCCGCCCTCGACCGCTACGGCCGGTCCCTCCAGGACCTGATCAACAGGGTGGCCGAGCTCCGCCGCCGCGAGTCGTCGCGCCGTTTCCACAGGTCGGCTTCTTGATCGTCGTTAAGGTACGTTAGGTACGTCAGATATGTAGACGGAGGAAGCGCCACGGCCGTAACGCTTCCTGGACGCACGCCGCTTGACGTCGTGGACGCCCCGAGGGGGCGCTGGTCCACGGTCGAGAGAGCGGCCATGACCCCCGTGACGGAGCAGGCGATGCGAATCGGCGCCGATCAGGTGCAGCTGGACGAGTACGGGCGCACCTGTTACCAGGACGCACTCTTCACCGGCGAGGTCGAGGGGCACGCGGACAGCGGGCAGCTGGTGACGCTCTTCAGCTACGCCGACGGCGTCGAACACGGGCCGCAGCAGGCGTGGTGGCCGGACGGGACCAAGCGGACCGAGGGCGTTACCCGGATGGGCGCCGCCGTGGGTGAGTGGCGGCACTGGCACTCCAACGGCCGGCTGTCGGAGCTGGTCGTCCTGGACGAGCACGGCCGGTTGATGAGGAGGCAGCGCTGGAACGCCGCCGGTGAGCTCACCATGGACAAAGCGGTCCGCCGACCCGGCTGATCCGGTCGTGCCGGGCGAACCGGCCTGAGGTTTCGTCGCTCGACCGAGTCGACCGAGTCACTCGTCCTGGCCCGGCGGGCTGTGGGGCCGGGCCCAGCGGGTGATGCCAGGCCCCGTCGTCAGCGGACGAAGATCCGGTGCGGATTCCGGGTGGCGGCGGGCTGGTCGCGATCCAGGCCGGCCCCTGGGTACGCCTTGCCCGTGCTCCTCACCCCGAAGCTGCCGAGTACGGCGAACAAGCCGGTCACGCCGGCCAGGCCCGGAGCAGCGCCGCCGCCCCCGATGAGGCAGGCGGTCACGATCAGGGCCACCCCGGCCAGAAGCATGACCCAGCCGAGCACGCCGCGGTTCTGCTTCTTCCGCGCCGCGGTCGGCGCCGAGTCCAGCACCACCCTGACCGGGACGCGGCAGTGGCCGCAGACAGTGTCCAGGACGACGGACCCCGACTCCGGCCGGTGGACCGCACCGAGCGGGAACAGCTGCCACTGCGAGTGGTAGGTCGTGCTCCGCAGCCCCTCGGTGCGGGTCAGGCTCGCCCGGTGGCCCAGGCGTAGCCGCGATACGTGCACCGGCGTACTCATGGCTCTCGTCCCCCTCCCGCGCCCGGCTTCCCCAGGCGCCCGCGCGGTCGGCATGTCAGTGAACGCATCGCCGCCGGTCTGTCGCGACGCCATCATCGGGTTCGGCCGGCACCGGCGTCCAGGAGTGTGAGGAACCAGCCACCGCCACCCCTTGAGTCGTCGAACAGGCGTGGGGTTAGCATATGAGCGCCGCCTAGCTCGAAAGATACGCCTGTGACTGTCAATGACGACACGTTCGCCAACTGGAAGTACCGCGAGGAGATCGCGGAATCGATGATCCCGATCATCGGGAAGCTGCACCGGGAGCGGGACGTCACCGTCCTGGTCCACAGCCGCTCCCTGGTGAACAAGTCGGTGGTCAGCATCCTCAAGACCCACCGGTTCGCCCGGCAGATCGCGGGGGAGGAGCTCGCGGTCACCGAGACGATGCCGTTCCTGCGGGCGCTCACCACGCTCGACCTCGGGCCGTCGCAGATCGACATCGGCATGCTCGCCGCGACCTACCAGGCCGACGACCGCGGGCTGTCCGTGGAGGAGTTCACCGCCGAGGCCGTCGCCGGGGCGCTGGGCGAGAACAAGATCGAGCGCCGTGAGCCGCGCGACGTCGTGCTGTACGGCTTCGGCCGCATCGGCCGCCTCCTCGCCCGGCTGCTGATCGAGAAGGCCGGCTCGGGCAACGGCCTGCGGCTGCGCGCCATCGTGGTCCGCAAGGGCGCGGGCCAGGACATCGTGAAGCGCGCCTCGCTGCTGCGGCGCGACTCCATCCACGGCCAGTTCCAGGGCACGATCACCGTCGACGAGGCGAACAGCCGGATCATCGCCAACGGCACCGAGATCCAGGTGATCTACTCCGACGACCCGACGACCGTGGACTACACGGCGTACGGGATCAAGGACGCCATCCTCATCGACAACACCGGCAAGTGGCGCGACCGCGAGGGCCTCTCCAAGCACCTTCAGCCGGGCATCGCCAAGGTCGTGCTGACGGCCCCGGGCAAGGGCGACGTCCCCAACGTCGTCCACGGCGTCAACCACGACATGATCAAGCCGGACGAGCAGATCATCTCCTGCGCGTCCTGCACCACCAACGCGATCGTCCCGCCGCTGAAGGCGATGGCCGACGAGTACGGCGTCCTGAACGGTCACGTGGAGACCGTCCACTCGTTCACCAACGACCAGAACCTGCTGGACAATTACCACAACTCCGACCGCCGTGGCCGCTCCGCGCCGCTGAACATGGTCATCACCGAGACCGGCGCCGCCTCCGCCGTCGCCAAGGCGCTGCCCGACCTCAAGGCGCGTATCACCGGCAGCTCCATCCGGGTCCCGGTGCCGGACGTCTCGATCGCCATCCTCAACCTGCGGCTGGCCCGCGAGACCACGCGCGAGGACGTCCTCGACTACCTCCGCAACGTGTCGCTGACCTCGCCGCTGAAGCGCCAGATCGACTTCATCAGCGCGCCCGACGCCGTGTCCAGCGACTTCATCGGCTCGCGCCACGCGTCGATCGTCGACGCCGGCGCCACCAAGGTCGAGGGCGACAACGCGATCCTCTACCTCTGGTACGACAACGAGTTCGGCTACTCCTGCCAGGTCGTCCGCGTCGTCCAGTACGTCTCCGGGGTGGAGTACCCGACGTACCCGGCGCCGCTGGCCTGACGCCCCGGGCCCGGCTCCGACCGTAGAGGCCGCTCCCCGCGACGCCGCTCACCGCGGCGGGGGAGCGGCCTCTTCCGTATCGCGGCTCATGACATGTGACCTGTAACACCGTAATGTGAAATGGTACAGCCGTCGCGAAGTCCCAGGAGGAAGACCGTGTCCGGACCCGCCGCCGTCCCCATCCGCACGATGAGCCACGACCTGCCGGTGTCCGACGAACTGGCGGCCTTCATGGGAGCGGGCTGGGCGCCCGTACCGCCGCCGTCCGGGAGCACCCGGTCGCCCCTCGCGGACGCCACCGCCGCCCGCCGGACCCGCCTCTCCGCGCGCTTCCCGGGCGAGCGGCTGATCGTGCCCGCCGGTACGGCGAAGGTCCGCTCCAACGACTGCGACTTCCGCTTCCGCCCGCACAGCGCCTACGCCTGGCTGACCGGCCTGACGGGCGAGGACCAGGCCGGCCACGTCCTCGTCCTGGAGCCCGACGGCCCGCACGGCCATCAGGCGGTGCTGTACGTCCGGCCGCGCCCGCCCCGCTCCGCCGGCTCCTCGGCGTTCTACCGCGACCGCCGGCACGGCGAGTTCTGGGTCGGCCGCTCGCCGGACCCCGCCGAGACCGAACGCGCGACGGGCATCCACTGCGCGCCCCTGGAGGCCGACGCCGCCCTCCCGCCCGGCCGCGACGCCACCGGCGACGGCGAACTCGCCGCCGTGCTCAGCGAGTTGCGGCTCGTCAAGGACGCCTGGGAGGTCGGCCAGCTGCAACAGGCCGTGGACCACACCGCCGCCGGCTTCGAGGACGTCGTCCGCGCCCTTCCGCGCGCCCTGGCGCACCCGCGCGGCGAGCGCTGGATCGAAGGCGTCTTCGGGCTGCGCGCCCGCGCCGAGGGCAACGGCACCGGCTACGAGACCATCGCCGCGTCCGGCGCGCACGCCTGCGTCCTGCACTGGACCCGCAACGACGGCCGGCTGAACCCGCGCGACCTGCTCCTCCTCGACGCCGGCGTGGAGACGGACACCCTCTACACCGCCGACGTCACCCGCACCCTCCCCCTCTCCGGCCGCTTCTCGCCCGTCCAGCGGCAGGTCTACGAACTCGTCCTCGCCGCCCAGGACGCGGGCATCGCCGCCCTCAAACCGGGCGCGAGCTTCCGCGACTTCCACCGGGCCGGCATGCGCGTCATCGCCGAGGGCCTCACCGACTGGGGCGTCCTCCGCACCCCCGACGGCGACCTCCACCGCCGCTACACCCTCTGCAGCAGCGGCCACATGCTCGGCCTGGACGTCCACGACTGCGCCCAGGCGCGCGCCGACGCCTACCTCGACGGCGTCTTGGAGGAGGGTCAGGTCCTCACCGTCGAACCCGGCCTCTACCTCCAGCCCGACGACGAGACCCTGCCGCCCGCCCTGCGCGGCATCGGCGTCCGCATCGAGGACGACCTCGTCATCACCGCGAACGGCGCCCGCCTGATGTCGGGAGCGCTCCCGCGGACACCGGACGCGATCGAGGCGTGGATGGACGAACTGGGCGCCGCGGCCGGGTAGTCCGGGCCGGGCGGGCCGCTCGGTCTCGGCGTCGGACGCTTCGGCGCCGGGTTCCGGGCGCCCACTGGCGCAGGCAGGCGTCGAAGCTCCGCCCGTCATCCCCGATCGGCGGGCAGGGTGGCGGAGGTGAGGAAGTAGGTGACGGAGTAGAGGAACCGGCCGTTCTCGATCGCGTCGTCCAAGAGCGTGTCGAAGCGGCGCGCTTCGGCGCGGGAGAGGCGGCCGCGGTCGGCGAAGGCGCCGGCCCAGTGGCGGATGCCCATGGTGCCGTCGACGGTGCGCTTGTCACGGACGAGAAGGGTGTGCGGCTCGACTTCGACGTCGAGCAGGCCGCGTGCGGTGAGGAGGCCCGGCACGCGGCGGGCGAAGGTGCCGTGCCGGATGCCGTGCCCCTCGCGCAGCCCCAGGACCTTCGCGGCCAGGCGGTGGTCGTCGATGTCGAGTGCCTGGGTCGCCGTGTCCGGGTCGCAGATGACGACACGGCCGCCGGGGCGGACGACGCGCAGCATCTCGTCCAGCGCCCGCTCGGGTTCCTCGACGTGCTGGAGGACGCGGTCCGCCCAAGCTCCGTCGAACACCGCGTCCTCGAACGGCAGGCGGCGGCTGTCGGCGACGACGACCTGCCGCAGGCCCGCGTGCTTCATCTCGGCGCACATCGTCCGGGACAGGTCGCAGGCGACGGCCTCGGCGCCGGTTCCGGCCGCGAGTTCCCGCACGGTGTCCCCGGTGCCGGCCCCGACGTCGAGGAACCGCCGGCCGGGCCGCGCGTGGAGCAGGTCGCGCAGGCGCCGCTTGTAGGAGACGAAGAACGGCTCGCTCCGCAGCCGGTGCAGCGTGCCGACCAGGTGTACCGGGTCGGGGTGCGCGTCGACGTCGGAGAAGGCGTGCGGCACGTAGGAGTCGGCCATGGCCGGACCCTACGGCCCGGGCGGCCGTCGCGCGGCCGGAACCACGGGGTCCGCGCCGGACTCGTCAGGGCACCCTCGCCGCGGTCCCGGTCAGGACGTCTTCTGCAGCAGCCAGGCGTTCGGGGTGAAGGAGGGGTTGACGAAGACGACGCAGCCGCCGCTGTAGTACGTCTGGACCTTGGTCCAGCCCTTCGGCGGTTGGGCGGAGGCGCAGGCGTTGACCTGGGTACCGACGGGCAGACCGTCCAGCTGCTTGATCATCTTGATGTTGGAGCCGCCCATCGCGCGGCACGAGGCGCTGGTGCCCCAGTTCACGTCCACCCAGCCGTCCGGGGTCATCGAGTCGGCGCACACCGTACGCGTCTCGCCCGGCGACGCCTGGGCCGGACTCGCCGTGACGGCGGCGGCGAGCGTCGCGCCGAGAAGTGCCAGACCCGCGGTGCGGAGTCGTCTCATGGGGGTTCTCCCAAGCGTGAAGGTCCACTGACGCGCTGGTGGATCAGTGTCGGTGACGGCATTCAAGGGCTTGGGAGAAGGACTTGAGGAGTGCATTTTCGGCCATGAGGGCGAAGCCTCGCAGGTGGCGGGCCCGGCGGGTGGAACGCCGCCGTCCGCCGAGCCGTCGTGCGGACGCCGTGCCGTCGTGCGTACGCCCAGCGGTCGTACGGATGCCGTGCGGGGCCGTGCCGCCGTCAGCCCTGCCGTCCGTGGCCGCCCGGGCGGGCGCCCGGATGGATCCGCTCCAGCGCCTCCCAGCCGCTGTCCCGCTCCCGCGCCGCCTCCTCCGCGCGGCCACCACCGCGCAGGCCGAACAGCCGCTTGGCGATCAGCAGGTAGATCACCACGGCCAGGTTGATGACCAGGGTGCAGACCTTCAACGGGCTGATCCGCTCGTGCAGTTCGTACACCTCGGGCACCAGCAGCACGCTCGTGGCCACGAAGGTCAGGTACTCGGCCCAGCGCGCGGCGCGCCACAGGCCGATCGCCTCCACCCCCTCGAGCACCGCGTACGCGGCGATGACCAGGCCGATCACCCACAGCGTGCGGTCGTGCGCCGCGAACGCCTTGT
This genomic interval carries:
- a CDS encoding glyceraldehyde-3-phosphate dehydrogenase → MTVNDDTFANWKYREEIAESMIPIIGKLHRERDVTVLVHSRSLVNKSVVSILKTHRFARQIAGEELAVTETMPFLRALTTLDLGPSQIDIGMLAATYQADDRGLSVEEFTAEAVAGALGENKIERREPRDVVLYGFGRIGRLLARLLIEKAGSGNGLRLRAIVVRKGAGQDIVKRASLLRRDSIHGQFQGTITVDEANSRIIANGTEIQVIYSDDPTTVDYTAYGIKDAILIDNTGKWRDREGLSKHLQPGIAKVVLTAPGKGDVPNVVHGVNHDMIKPDEQIISCASCTTNAIVPPLKAMADEYGVLNGHVETVHSFTNDQNLLDNYHNSDRRGRSAPLNMVITETGAASAVAKALPDLKARITGSSIRVPVPDVSIAILNLRLARETTREDVLDYLRNVSLTSPLKRQIDFISAPDAVSSDFIGSRHASIVDAGATKVEGDNAILYLWYDNEFGYSCQVVRVVQYVSGVEYPTYPAPLA
- a CDS encoding NADP-dependent oxidoreductase; its protein translation is MRALTFAEYGPASVLRVADVPEPHAGRDRIRVRVRASGLTPADCRLRAGRFRDVAPLRLPHVLGMDAAGVVDEVGPGVTGIRPGDEVFGLVDVAELGGANAEYAVLAAWARKPDALSWEQAGGAAGNVETATRALDRLRVGAGTTLLIEGAAGGVGTVAVQLAAARGATVIGTAGVRNHTFVAGLGATPTTYGPGLEERVATLAPDGVDAALDCAGSGSLPALVDLAGSPDRVVTIADTNAAEHGVHHTRSAGPGADPQALEGLAVAAALAGQGRFTVPVAAVFPLDDAAAAHRLSETGHARGKIVLTP
- a CDS encoding aminopeptidase P family protein, which produces MSHDLPVSDELAAFMGAGWAPVPPPSGSTRSPLADATAARRTRLSARFPGERLIVPAGTAKVRSNDCDFRFRPHSAYAWLTGLTGEDQAGHVLVLEPDGPHGHQAVLYVRPRPPRSAGSSAFYRDRRHGEFWVGRSPDPAETERATGIHCAPLEADAALPPGRDATGDGELAAVLSELRLVKDAWEVGQLQQAVDHTAAGFEDVVRALPRALAHPRGERWIEGVFGLRARAEGNGTGYETIAASGAHACVLHWTRNDGRLNPRDLLLLDAGVETDTLYTADVTRTLPLSGRFSPVQRQVYELVLAAQDAGIAALKPGASFRDFHRAGMRVIAEGLTDWGVLRTPDGDLHRRYTLCSSGHMLGLDVHDCAQARADAYLDGVLEEGQVLTVEPGLYLQPDDETLPPALRGIGVRIEDDLVITANGARLMSGALPRTPDAIEAWMDELGAAAG
- a CDS encoding methyltransferase domain-containing protein — protein: MADSYVPHAFSDVDAHPDPVHLVGTLHRLRSEPFFVSYKRRLRDLLHARPGRRFLDVGAGTGDTVRELAAGTGAEAVACDLSRTMCAEMKHAGLRQVVVADSRRLPFEDAVFDGAWADRVLQHVEEPERALDEMLRVVRPGGRVVICDPDTATQALDIDDHRLAAKVLGLREGHGIRHGTFARRVPGLLTARGLLDVEVEPHTLLVRDKRTVDGTMGIRHWAGAFADRGRLSRAEARRFDTLLDDAIENGRFLYSVTYFLTSATLPADRG
- a CDS encoding glutathione peroxidase, with protein sequence MSAPSTPAFHDVRIDALTGGPADLARYRGKAVLVVNVASRCGLTPQYAALEKLQQRYADRGFTVLGVPCNQFMGQEPGSADEIATFCSATYGVTFPLTEKIDVNGEQRHPLYAGLVDTPDAEGHTGDIRWNFEKFVIAPDGTVAARFGPRTEPDAPEVTAAIEAVLPA
- a CDS encoding toxin-antitoxin system YwqK family antitoxin, whose amino-acid sequence is MTPVTEQAMRIGADQVQLDEYGRTCYQDALFTGEVEGHADSGQLVTLFSYADGVEHGPQQAWWPDGTKRTEGVTRMGAAVGEWRHWHSNGRLSELVVLDEHGRLMRRQRWNAAGELTMDKAVRRPG
- a CDS encoding recombinase family protein, with the translated sequence MPSDGRPDGQGRRDGERDPAAPAPPELKACHAFLDAGDTLVFPALDRYGRSLQDLINRVAELRRRESSRRFHRSAS